Sequence from the Thermocoleostomius sinensis A174 genome:
TTGGCTCAACCGTCAACTTGACTTATCTACGCTGCAACTGGATGCATTGGTTGCATGATTCCAAGTTGCACATCGCGTTAATGAGTAATCGTGATCCTACTTATTGCGGAGCAATGCTTATTCTAGTGGGGCGAAGGGGCGTTTTGGTTGAGTTTTGGCATACAACAGAGATGAAGCCAATGACTTGTCGCAGAGGGATGCAGGTTAATGGAAGCTGAATTGGTGCTGGTGCTCGAAATGGTTGTGGTATTAACGGCTGCAACGGTTTTGGGATACTTGATGAATCGGTTAAGGCAACCAGTGCTGCTGGGTTATTTGTTGGGAGGGATGCTGGTGGGCCCAGTGTTGGGCTGGATTCATGCTGAAAGCGATGTGAGGTCGTTGGCGGAAGTAGGGGTGGCGCTGTTGCTATTTGCGTTGGGGGTGGAGTTTTCGATTAAGGATTTACTGAAGGTACGCACGATCGCGCTGGGCGGTGGGTTGCTGCAAATCGTTTTGACGGTTTTGATTGGGGGTGGCTTGGTTTATTTAGTTGTTCCGGAAAAGACGCTGTCACAAGCCGTGTTTTTGGGGGCTGTGCTTTCACTGTCTTCGACGGCGGTGGTGCTGAAGAGTTTGACGGAACGTAATGAGGTGCACACGGCGCACGGTCAGATTATGCTGGCAATTTTGATTGTGCAGGATTTGGCCTTGGGGTTGATGCTGGCGGTGTTGCCGGCCCTGACACAGCCGCCTGAGGTAATTGGTACTGCGTTGTTTCGGGCAGTGCTGACAACGGTGCTGTTTGGGGTGGTGGCTATTCCGGTGGGGATTTGGGTGATTCCTTTAATCATGCGGCATCTGGCACGAACAGGATCGCCGGAGCTTTTTTTGCTGGGAGTGTTGGTGCTGTGTTTGGGAATCGCATTGGTGACGGCCAGGATTGGCTTGGGGATTGAAATGGGCGCGTTTGTGGCAGGGTTGATGGTGTCGAGTGTGGAGTCAGCGGATCATGCGCTCGATCGGGTATTGCCGATGCGGGATGTGTTTGCGACAGTGTTTTTTGCGTCGATCGGGCTGTTGATTGATCCAGTGTTTTTGTGGGCAAATGGCTGGCTCTTGCTGCTGTTGGTGGCGATCGTCATGGTGGGAAAGGCGTTGATTGTGACGATGATTGTGCGGTTGTTTGGCTATTCGCTGAAGACGGCGCTGACGGTGGGAAATGGCATTAATCAAATTGGAGAGTTCTCGTTTGTGCTGGCAGGGGTAGCGCGAGGGCTGGGCGTGTTTTCGCAAGAATGGTATGGACTAACGGTAGGCACTACGGCAATTACGCTGCTGGCTACTCCGTTTTGGTTCAAGCTAACACCGCATTTCTTTGCGCTAGCAGAACAGTTGCCTGGAATTGGGGGGATGATGCGGGCTAGCCAAGTGCCACGTTACATGGAGGTGG
This genomic interval carries:
- a CDS encoding cation:proton antiporter domain-containing protein — encoded protein: MEAELVLVLEMVVVLTAATVLGYLMNRLRQPVLLGYLLGGMLVGPVLGWIHAESDVRSLAEVGVALLLFALGVEFSIKDLLKVRTIALGGGLLQIVLTVLIGGGLVYLVVPEKTLSQAVFLGAVLSLSSTAVVLKSLTERNEVHTAHGQIMLAILIVQDLALGLMLAVLPALTQPPEVIGTALFRAVLTTVLFGVVAIPVGIWVIPLIMRHLARTGSPELFLLGVLVLCLGIALVTARIGLGIEMGAFVAGLMVSSVESADHALDRVLPMRDVFATVFFASIGLLIDPVFLWANGWLLLLLVAIVMVGKALIVTMIVRLFGYSLKTALTVGNGINQIGEFSFVLAGVARGLGVFSQEWYGLTVGTTAITLLATPFWFKLTPHFFALAEQLPGIGGMMRASQVPRYMEVEEGIANHIVVAGYGRVGRTLVRILQSQGHKVLVIDNDEATLPSLRQKQISYLYGDASSELVLEKAHLPGAKAMAIALPDPLATRLTLKRAMSLAPSLDVTVRAHMNQEIDTLYQLGAKEVVQPEFEASLEMGAHMLLQLGTPAHRAQQIVNDYRAGRYREIIPEQSEDAVAADLQAAIGGLGGQWYTLPDDSLLVGRTLAQANVRGLTGATVMVIKRLNRLYRYPDAETMLEGGDRLLVVGNMKEQAAFEQLLKGKEE